In one Dermatophilaceae bacterium Sec6.4 genomic region, the following are encoded:
- a CDS encoding ScyD/ScyE family protein, with protein MSTHRTHPRASRRGAATTLGVITCLGLSVAPAMAMPTEGTPGQVNPGNRNSNSKPAYPVVTTGLDNPRQLAFSSNGDLYVAESGHGGSGPCIPSPDTPGLNSCFGTSGAITRITHGRARQVITGLPSLAPQISAQGGQLPPGAEAAGPSDVTMMGRDHIAFTIGLGSNPTNRFKFSAYSSAGHLLGTVATSRVSPWWAPFFRTGIAGVQQRADIAAFEAVNNPVPPAEAPDSNANALITDGNGFVVADAGANDLLRVAPDGKTRLIATFPSATKTCPPSPQAPQSVPTSVVKGPDHAYYVSELTGFPFCQGGSRIWKVKDGKTSVYASGLTNVTDLAFGSHGELYAVEIAQKGLLNGPIGAVVKIPRGGGDQQQVVAAGLFAPYGIALRGNTAYVTTGSILPAAAGGGQVIKIALPQDKH; from the coding sequence ATGAGTACCCATCGAACACACCCTCGCGCATCGCGGCGAGGAGCCGCCACGACCTTAGGGGTGATCACCTGTCTCGGCTTGTCCGTGGCTCCCGCTATGGCCATGCCGACCGAAGGAACGCCCGGTCAGGTCAACCCCGGCAACAGGAACAGCAACAGCAAGCCGGCGTACCCCGTCGTCACCACGGGCCTGGACAACCCGCGTCAGCTTGCGTTCTCCAGCAATGGTGACCTCTACGTCGCAGAGTCCGGTCATGGTGGCAGCGGACCCTGCATCCCGAGCCCTGACACCCCCGGTCTCAACTCGTGCTTCGGCACGTCGGGGGCCATCACCAGGATCACCCACGGACGTGCCCGCCAGGTCATCACCGGGCTGCCCTCGCTGGCACCGCAGATCTCCGCACAGGGCGGCCAACTGCCACCTGGGGCAGAAGCCGCCGGCCCATCCGATGTCACGATGATGGGTCGTGACCACATTGCCTTTACCATCGGTCTCGGCTCCAACCCGACGAACCGATTCAAGTTCTCCGCGTACTCCAGCGCCGGGCACCTGCTCGGGACCGTCGCCACCAGTCGGGTATCGCCGTGGTGGGCGCCCTTCTTCCGTACCGGGATCGCCGGGGTTCAACAACGGGCCGACATCGCAGCGTTCGAAGCGGTCAACAACCCGGTCCCGCCCGCCGAAGCTCCCGACTCCAACGCCAACGCGCTGATCACGGACGGGAATGGCTTCGTCGTCGCCGATGCTGGCGCCAACGACCTGCTCCGGGTCGCCCCCGACGGCAAGACGAGGCTCATCGCGACGTTCCCGTCGGCAACGAAGACCTGCCCACCGTCACCGCAGGCGCCTCAGTCCGTCCCGACCTCCGTCGTGAAGGGCCCAGACCACGCCTATTACGTCAGCGAGCTCACCGGATTCCCGTTCTGCCAGGGCGGCTCGAGGATCTGGAAGGTCAAGGACGGGAAGACCAGCGTGTACGCCTCCGGCCTGACCAATGTCACCGACCTGGCATTCGGGAGCCACGGTGAGCTCTACGCCGTGGAGATAGCGCAGAAAGGCCTCCTGAACGGTCCGATCGGGGCCGTCGTGAAGATCCCACGCGGCGGGGGTGACCAGCAGCAGGTGGTGGCAGCGGGTTTGTTCGCACCCTACGGAATCGCATTGCGCGGAAATACCGCCTACGTCACCACCGGCTCGATCCTGCCCGCGGCTGCCGGCGGCGGACAGGTCATCAAGATTGCGCTCCCCCAGGACAAACACTGA
- the dnaG gene encoding DNA primase, with protein sequence MAGLIKTDDVALVKERSSLEDVVREHVTLRSAGPRSLKGLCPFHDEKTPSFTVSSDNGTYHCFGCDKGGDVISFVMEVEHLTFSETLERLASRAGIELHYEDGDRPREEGAGRRTRLVEAHRVAAEFYEEMLHTPDALAGRLFLHKRGFDQDAAAHFGVGFAPRGGDVLARHLRQKGFTEDEVVLAGLVGRGRGLYDRFRGRLVWPIRDITGDTVGFGARRIFDDDRIEAKYLNTSETPIYKKTQVLYGLDLAKKAIAKDREAVIVEGYTDVMAAHLAGVEHAVATCGTAFGSEHLRTLRRLLRDAPDQRAARVVYTFDGDAAGQKAAMRAFEMAGQWDANSFVAVAPDGQDPCELRLSGGDEAVRRLVQDATPMFEFAVRTTLRRFDLDSPEGRVQGARAIAPIIAAVREPVMRGEYLRTAAGWVGLSEDHLRAELRRAGTAPSTSANRSSQRAIEARDDESGRDAPSPGMPAPDERDPVVRAEAQLLECLLQFPMNVPEQELSQVSSTDFTAPAHRALFAAVMAAGPPGQRTPAVWLDDVKNGVPQVVHQLLYRYAVATLPVRLEAETGGPPLRYARSLLVRVREVALLSEINQAMSELRRSEPGSAREIAQRLTALQKDLTRLRASVE encoded by the coding sequence GTGGCCGGGCTGATCAAGACAGACGACGTCGCTCTGGTGAAGGAGCGCAGTTCTCTGGAGGACGTCGTCCGCGAACATGTCACCCTGCGCTCGGCTGGTCCGCGGTCACTGAAAGGCCTGTGCCCCTTCCACGACGAGAAGACACCGTCTTTCACCGTCAGCTCGGACAACGGCACTTATCACTGTTTCGGGTGCGATAAGGGCGGAGACGTCATCTCTTTTGTCATGGAGGTCGAACATCTGACCTTCTCCGAGACGCTGGAACGGCTGGCCTCGCGGGCCGGTATCGAACTGCATTACGAGGATGGCGACCGGCCGCGTGAAGAAGGCGCCGGGCGACGTACCCGGCTCGTCGAGGCGCATCGGGTGGCGGCGGAATTCTACGAGGAGATGTTGCACACCCCCGACGCGCTGGCCGGGAGGTTGTTCCTGCACAAGCGCGGATTCGATCAGGACGCCGCAGCCCACTTCGGGGTCGGTTTCGCCCCGCGTGGCGGCGACGTGCTCGCGCGCCATCTACGGCAGAAGGGGTTCACCGAGGACGAAGTGGTGCTGGCCGGGCTGGTCGGCCGCGGGCGCGGGCTCTACGACCGGTTCAGGGGCCGACTGGTCTGGCCGATCCGGGACATCACCGGCGACACGGTGGGTTTCGGCGCTCGCCGCATCTTCGACGACGACCGCATCGAGGCGAAGTACCTGAACACGTCCGAGACGCCCATCTACAAGAAAACGCAGGTGCTCTACGGGCTGGACCTGGCGAAGAAGGCCATTGCCAAAGATCGCGAGGCGGTCATCGTCGAGGGCTACACCGACGTGATGGCGGCCCATCTGGCGGGAGTCGAGCATGCCGTCGCGACGTGCGGTACGGCGTTCGGGTCCGAGCACCTGCGCACGTTGCGCCGCCTGCTGCGCGACGCACCCGATCAGCGGGCTGCACGGGTGGTCTACACGTTCGACGGGGATGCTGCCGGGCAGAAAGCGGCGATGCGGGCGTTCGAGATGGCCGGACAGTGGGACGCCAATTCATTTGTCGCGGTCGCGCCGGACGGGCAGGACCCCTGCGAGTTGCGACTCAGCGGCGGGGATGAAGCGGTCCGCAGACTGGTGCAGGACGCTACTCCGATGTTCGAGTTCGCCGTTCGTACAACGCTGCGTAGATTCGACCTGGACTCTCCGGAAGGTCGCGTGCAGGGCGCCCGGGCCATCGCACCGATCATCGCTGCGGTCCGCGAGCCGGTGATGCGCGGGGAATACCTGCGCACGGCTGCCGGGTGGGTCGGGCTGTCCGAAGATCACCTGCGTGCTGAACTACGCCGCGCCGGAACCGCTCCTTCGACCAGCGCGAACCGGAGCTCGCAGCGCGCGATCGAGGCCCGCGACGACGAGAGCGGACGCGACGCGCCGTCGCCGGGGATGCCGGCCCCGGACGAGCGTGACCCGGTGGTGCGGGCCGAGGCGCAATTGTTGGAGTGCCTGTTGCAGTTCCCGATGAACGTGCCGGAGCAGGAGCTCTCCCAGGTGTCCAGCACCGACTTCACCGCCCCTGCCCACCGCGCGTTGTTCGCGGCCGTGATGGCCGCGGGACCACCGGGCCAGCGGACGCCGGCCGTATGGCTGGACGACGTCAAGAACGGGGTGCCGCAGGTGGTGCACCAGCTGCTGTACCGGTACGCCGTGGCGACGCTGCCCGTCCGGTTGGAGGCAGAGACCGGTGGACCGCCGCTGCGTTACGCCCGCTCATTGCTCGTGCGGGTGCGAGAGGTCGCGCTGCTGAGCGAGATCAACCAGGCGATGAGTGAATTGCGTCGCTCTGAGCCGGGCTCCGCGCGCGAGATCGCCCAGCGGCTGACCGCGCTACAGAAGGATCTGACGCGGTTACGTGCCAGCGTGGAGTGA
- a CDS encoding DUF3806 domain-containing protein: MTGSELRIQKLDRTSQRALTGWLADAERAGIDLDDVASIERAYEAHFDAVLDTPETQRADPTQVLTMIGMAMGEYVQRRSDVSWHVVTDTDGSDLALVGADEAGVLFPADLVADNWNAGQRGWLGEFAGHVVAQLGAEKA, translated from the coding sequence ATGACCGGCTCCGAACTGCGCATCCAGAAACTGGACCGCACATCGCAGCGCGCGCTCACCGGGTGGCTGGCCGACGCCGAGCGCGCTGGTATCGACCTGGATGACGTTGCCTCGATCGAGCGAGCCTACGAAGCTCATTTTGATGCGGTGTTGGACACCCCCGAGACGCAGCGCGCCGACCCTACGCAGGTGCTGACGATGATCGGGATGGCGATGGGTGAATACGTCCAGCGTCGCTCCGACGTCTCCTGGCATGTGGTGACCGATACCGACGGGTCCGACCTGGCGCTGGTCGGTGCGGACGAGGCGGGAGTCCTCTTTCCGGCGGACCTGGTTGCCGACAACTGGAATGCAGGGCAACGTGGTTGGCTGGGCGAGTTTGCCGGACATGTGGTTGCTCAGCTCGGTGCCGAGAAGGCATGA
- a CDS encoding sulfurtransferase codes for MTRALRPLVDVATLHEWVTADRPGPTLLDVRWSLGMPSLRPSYDEGHLPGAAWVEFEQACSGTPHPRQRGGRHPMPDLAIFEAAMWAAGVCNERPVVIYDQANSLAASRCWWLLQYFGKEDVQVLDGGLTAWSAAGLNITTDIPTAQGDFVATPGHVALVDADAAAEYADRSTLLDARPATRFLGRGETIDPVAGHIPGARSVPALENVHPDGRFLSPDDLAMRFTADGIRPESQVATYCGSGVQATHLALALEVSGIHPQTAVYIGSWSDWITDPDRPVA; via the coding sequence ATGACGCGTGCCCTACGCCCGCTCGTCGACGTCGCCACCCTGCACGAGTGGGTCACCGCCGACCGACCTGGGCCGACCCTGCTCGATGTCCGCTGGTCGCTCGGTATGCCGAGCCTGCGGCCCTCGTACGACGAAGGCCATCTGCCGGGGGCAGCGTGGGTGGAGTTCGAGCAGGCCTGCTCCGGAACCCCGCACCCGCGACAGAGGGGCGGGCGACACCCGATGCCCGACCTTGCCATTTTCGAAGCAGCCATGTGGGCGGCCGGAGTATGCAACGAGCGGCCCGTCGTCATCTACGACCAGGCAAACTCATTGGCGGCAAGCCGGTGCTGGTGGTTGTTGCAGTATTTCGGCAAAGAAGATGTTCAAGTGCTCGACGGCGGCCTCACCGCCTGGAGCGCTGCGGGGCTGAACATCACCACAGACATCCCTACGGCGCAGGGAGACTTTGTGGCGACCCCGGGTCATGTTGCGCTGGTCGATGCAGATGCAGCTGCCGAGTACGCCGACCGCTCCACTCTGCTGGACGCCCGCCCGGCAACACGATTTCTCGGGCGGGGCGAGACGATCGACCCCGTCGCCGGGCACATCCCCGGTGCGAGGAGCGTCCCGGCGCTGGAAAACGTGCACCCCGACGGACGCTTCCTGTCCCCCGACGACCTTGCGATGCGCTTCACCGCTGACGGCATTCGACCCGAGTCACAGGTCGCGACCTACTGCGGCTCGGGCGTGCAGGCCACCCATCTGGCTCTGGCCCTGGAAGTTTCCGGCATCCATCCGCAGACGGCGGTGTACATCGGGTCCTGGTCGGATTGGATCACCGACCCCGACCGACCCGTCGCGTGA
- a CDS encoding DUF2277 domain-containing protein: MCRNIRALNNFAPPATDDEVQAAALQYVRKIAGTRTPSVSNQPAFDRAAQLIAELTRELVDALVTTAPPKNRAVEAEKTKSRSLARFAESR, encoded by the coding sequence ATGTGCCGCAATATTCGAGCGTTGAACAACTTCGCCCCACCCGCAACGGACGATGAGGTGCAGGCGGCTGCGTTGCAGTACGTTCGCAAAATCGCCGGTACACGTACTCCCTCGGTTTCCAACCAACCCGCCTTCGACCGTGCAGCGCAACTCATCGCCGAGCTCACCCGCGAGTTGGTCGACGCATTGGTGACCACTGCCCCGCCGAAGAATCGCGCAGTAGAGGCGGAGAAGACCAAGTCACGCAGCCTAGCGCGCTTCGCGGAATCCCGATGA
- a CDS encoding deoxyguanosinetriphosphate triphosphohydrolase: MRGAQEGSEAHLPPGYSLADRQRFLPEDPALKRADRDDFARDRARVLHSAALRRLATKTQVLPPDTDELIRNRLTHSLEVAQIGREFGAALGCDADVVDMACLAHDLGHPPFGHNGEDALNRLAQPAGGFEGNAQTFRLLTRLEAKRVRADGRSVGLNLTRACLDAASKYPWKRAESGSETMKFGCYEDDAEIFDWVRAGAPAGEPCLEAQVMDWADDVAYSVHDVEDGITSGLVPLTALWSADERAALADLARSTFAPQLERDLLEEALSGLIASGIVPRSHDGSRAAVAALKDMTSRLIGHFVSTATDATRDRYGVGPATRYGARVIVPQTVLAECAMLKAINALFVRLTDSRNALLAVQQEVIEALIEAYLRDPSRLDPMFAEDLRRAQEEAGVLRVAVDQVASLTDPRAFDLARTWS, encoded by the coding sequence ATGAGAGGTGCCCAGGAGGGGTCTGAGGCGCACCTCCCGCCGGGCTACTCGCTCGCGGACCGGCAACGATTCCTGCCCGAGGATCCAGCCCTGAAGAGGGCCGATCGCGACGATTTCGCACGCGACCGCGCGAGGGTGCTGCACTCGGCAGCCTTGCGCCGACTCGCGACGAAGACCCAGGTCCTGCCACCGGACACCGATGAACTGATTCGTAACCGGCTGACCCACTCGCTGGAAGTGGCACAGATCGGCCGGGAGTTCGGGGCGGCGCTGGGGTGCGATGCCGATGTCGTTGACATGGCGTGCCTCGCGCACGACCTCGGCCATCCGCCGTTCGGGCACAACGGTGAAGACGCGTTGAACCGGTTGGCGCAGCCGGCCGGAGGTTTCGAGGGCAATGCGCAGACGTTCCGGCTACTGACCCGTTTGGAGGCCAAGAGAGTGCGCGCCGACGGTCGGTCGGTAGGTCTCAACCTCACCCGGGCATGCCTGGACGCCGCGTCGAAATATCCCTGGAAGCGGGCCGAGTCTGGTTCAGAGACAATGAAATTCGGCTGTTACGAGGACGATGCCGAGATCTTCGACTGGGTGCGGGCCGGCGCTCCGGCAGGCGAACCGTGCCTGGAAGCGCAGGTGATGGACTGGGCCGATGATGTCGCGTATTCCGTGCACGACGTTGAAGACGGAATAACCTCCGGTCTTGTACCGCTCACCGCGCTGTGGTCGGCGGATGAGCGCGCTGCACTGGCCGACCTCGCCCGATCGACATTCGCGCCGCAGTTGGAGCGGGACCTGTTGGAAGAAGCACTCAGCGGACTGATTGCGAGCGGGATCGTCCCCCGCTCGCACGACGGTTCGCGCGCTGCGGTGGCAGCGCTCAAAGACATGACCAGTCGGCTGATCGGACATTTCGTGAGCACCGCTACCGACGCCACCCGTGACCGGTACGGTGTCGGCCCGGCGACCAGGTACGGGGCCCGCGTGATCGTCCCGCAGACCGTCCTTGCGGAGTGCGCAATGTTGAAGGCCATCAACGCATTGTTCGTGCGGTTGACCGACAGCCGTAATGCATTGCTGGCGGTGCAGCAGGAAGTGATCGAGGCGCTCATCGAGGCGTATCTGCGCGACCCCTCCCGATTGGATCCGATGTTTGCGGAGGATCTACGACGAGCCCAGGAGGAGGCTGGCGTGCTGCGGGTTGCCGTCGATCAGGTCGCATCCCTGACCGATCCCCGTGCCTTCGATCTCGCGAGGACGTGGTCGTGA
- a CDS encoding GlsB/YeaQ/YmgE family stress response membrane protein: MLGTVISAIVVGFIIGALARLIMPGKQNIGCILTTILGAIGSAVGSWICYKLGYDGSNKSFEVVPFLVGIVVAAILIGMFLSVTGRKTSR, translated from the coding sequence ATGCTCGGAACAGTCATCAGCGCCATCGTCGTCGGTTTCATCATCGGCGCGCTCGCGCGGCTGATCATGCCCGGTAAGCAGAACATCGGGTGCATCCTGACCACGATCCTGGGCGCCATCGGCTCAGCTGTCGGTTCGTGGATCTGCTACAAGCTCGGTTACGACGGATCCAACAAGTCTTTCGAGGTGGTGCCGTTCCTCGTCGGGATCGTCGTGGCTGCCATCCTGATCGGGATGTTCCTCAGCGTCACCGGCCGCAAGACAAGTCGCTGA
- a CDS encoding transglycosylase domain-containing protein, which yields MRVINRLGSVLTLLVALIATAMVMGLLAAGLLIPAVGSAGLASNGSIALFNGLPATFAMNPLAQQSRILAADGSTIATPFNENRVVVPLSKVAPIMRKAQVAIEDQRFYQHGAIDPKGLLRAVSSNAQGGGLQGASTLTQQYVKVALENQARDAGNTNAANRAVTQDGLQGYVRKLQQLRYAIALEQKYSKDQILDGYLNIVYFGDQQYGIEAAAEHYFSVHASQLSLPEAALLAGVVNQPTSFDPVTNPKDSQARRNTVLQAMLQQKIITHQQYSAAVALPVSKMLKLKNVSGNCSSSQYPYFCNYVTNWLYQQPALGTTRAARMATLKSGGLTIKTTFQPKMAAIINAQLRAKVPTHNQYNINTAAAMIQPGTGDIIAIGQNTSYSNTNSSGKTSLDLANSSFTFGSSAKYFSIVAALQRNVSPDNTIDVPPQNISVNGQPGTAFPFKDFAGPCYQAPRGTFPMGNDARVPPGPMTYAQATALSVNTAFTQLATQVGMCNIVDTMVKLGLTRSKLQITPAAVVLGAGVTSPIQLANAYATAAAGGKYCPPRPVLSMVDGNGKKLPISVAACKQVMTPAVAAQVDQIFQAVLDPNNPQATGYGSALANSRPAAGKTGTVTGAKNIWFVGYTPQLATAVWIGHSGDQPDLKNITLAGHNYGSSYLFAGSIAAPTWKAIMDAALKGQPVQQFPAVPGNPTSSTSPSPSPSPSQVPVPSVIGQSINAAIATLQAAGFHVQLGPARKGPQPRGQITGTSAAANEAPGTTIFIYPSSG from the coding sequence ATGCGTGTCATCAATCGTCTGGGATCCGTGCTCACCTTGCTCGTTGCACTGATCGCCACCGCGATGGTGATGGGATTGTTGGCGGCTGGGTTGCTGATCCCTGCTGTGGGTAGTGCTGGTCTGGCGAGCAATGGGAGCATCGCCCTGTTCAACGGGTTGCCCGCGACGTTCGCTATGAATCCGTTGGCGCAGCAGTCGCGGATCCTCGCCGCGGATGGTTCGACGATCGCCACACCGTTCAACGAGAACCGGGTCGTGGTGCCGCTGAGCAAGGTCGCGCCCATCATGCGCAAGGCGCAGGTCGCGATCGAGGACCAGCGCTTCTACCAACACGGCGCGATCGACCCCAAAGGTCTCCTGCGCGCGGTCAGCAGCAACGCGCAAGGCGGCGGGCTACAGGGCGCCTCGACCCTGACGCAGCAGTACGTCAAAGTCGCCTTGGAGAACCAGGCGCGGGATGCCGGCAACACCAATGCCGCCAACAGAGCCGTGACCCAGGACGGTCTACAGGGGTACGTGCGTAAGTTGCAGCAACTGCGATACGCGATCGCGTTGGAGCAGAAGTACTCCAAGGACCAGATCCTGGACGGGTACCTGAATATCGTCTACTTCGGCGATCAGCAGTACGGCATAGAGGCCGCCGCCGAGCATTACTTCAGCGTGCACGCCTCTCAACTGAGCCTGCCAGAGGCCGCCTTGCTGGCCGGAGTGGTAAACCAGCCGACGTCGTTCGACCCGGTCACCAACCCCAAAGACTCCCAAGCGCGACGCAACACAGTGCTGCAGGCAATGTTGCAGCAGAAGATCATCACTCACCAGCAATACTCCGCGGCCGTAGCCCTACCAGTGTCCAAAATGCTGAAGCTGAAGAACGTCAGCGGTAACTGTTCGTCGTCGCAGTACCCGTACTTCTGCAACTACGTCACCAATTGGCTTTACCAGCAACCTGCTCTCGGTACGACCCGGGCCGCGCGGATGGCGACGCTGAAGAGCGGGGGTCTGACGATCAAGACCACCTTCCAACCGAAGATGGCCGCGATCATCAACGCGCAACTACGAGCGAAGGTACCCACCCACAACCAGTACAACATCAATACTGCTGCGGCGATGATCCAACCCGGGACCGGCGACATCATCGCCATTGGTCAGAACACCTCGTACAGCAATACGAACAGCAGTGGGAAGACATCTCTGGATCTTGCAAACTCCAGCTTCACCTTCGGTTCGTCAGCGAAGTACTTCTCAATCGTCGCCGCGCTGCAACGAAATGTCTCACCGGACAACACCATCGACGTACCGCCTCAGAACATCAGCGTCAACGGTCAACCCGGCACTGCCTTTCCCTTCAAGGACTTCGCCGGGCCGTGCTACCAGGCGCCCCGGGGCACCTTCCCAATGGGCAATGATGCGCGGGTACCGCCCGGTCCGATGACGTACGCGCAGGCGACCGCGTTGTCGGTCAACACCGCCTTCACGCAGCTGGCTACCCAGGTTGGGATGTGCAACATCGTCGACACGATGGTGAAGCTGGGTTTGACGAGATCGAAGTTGCAGATCACGCCCGCAGCGGTCGTGTTGGGCGCCGGCGTAACGTCACCCATCCAACTGGCCAACGCGTATGCGACAGCGGCCGCGGGCGGTAAATACTGCCCACCACGCCCGGTGCTGTCGATGGTGGACGGGAACGGCAAGAAGTTACCCATCTCCGTTGCTGCCTGCAAGCAGGTCATGACCCCAGCGGTTGCCGCCCAGGTAGATCAGATTTTCCAGGCGGTTCTTGACCCCAACAACCCGCAAGCCACCGGCTATGGGTCGGCCCTGGCGAACAGTCGCCCTGCCGCCGGCAAGACCGGAACCGTGACCGGCGCGAAGAACATCTGGTTCGTTGGCTACACCCCGCAACTGGCCACCGCCGTGTGGATCGGACACTCCGGCGATCAGCCCGACCTGAAGAACATCACCCTCGCAGGTCATAACTACGGCAGTTCGTACTTGTTCGCCGGCTCGATTGCCGCACCCACCTGGAAGGCCATCATGGACGCGGCGCTGAAGGGGCAGCCGGTCCAGCAGTTCCCCGCTGTTCCGGGGAATCCTACTAGTTCAACGAGTCCGTCACCTTCGCCGTCGCCAAGTCAGGTCCCCGTACCCAGCGTCATCGGCCAGAGCATCAACGCCGCAATCGCCACGCTGCAGGCCGCGGGCTTCCACGTACAACTGGGCCCGGCCCGCAAAGGCCCGCAGCCCAGGGGGCAGATCACCGGCACGTCCGCCGCCGCGAATGAAGCGCCAGGCACCACCATCTTCATCTACCCCAGCAGCGGCTGA
- a CDS encoding ABC transporter permease, producing MTTLVLVRRFLTDYVRNPVNLLLLAVIPTVFVVVVGGSLSNYSKLLGAPPGSSVQTATAGWAAAFLAGIAMYFQTAATRDTDRRMVIAGMRASRLALARLLSGGCLALLAAAAALIALAARTGIDSPGRAVAGTLMFAIIYVAIGAGVGSVVSSPVNGTVIVLFVWILDVFFGPAMGAGDRVVTRALPTHFVTLWMLDQPSGHGGRIGDLGWALLTTAIAAAAAWALAAARSRTAHPQAHRSRPGSRINQTSAAWRSTCKDARRNPTLWVLFVIVPVVFILGANAVTPNKPITFFLTGPSGLLAHTFSMPDVHDATMAPIAVGSLAALVGLFTVLDSHNGDRRAALAGLRPASLLTARLGVLALAALGATAISLATTALVFHAERWPIYAAANLLIALTYGLIGALLAPIFGRVGGVFIAFLLPFLDLGIAQSPMLHATPTAGSKWLPGYGGSRVLLDGALLHTFHDWGPLMLALGWLVVLAGAVTIAYHRATRPARTQPAAVPAVRTTGGHKIAWH from the coding sequence ATGACGACCCTGGTGCTGGTGCGCCGGTTCCTGACCGACTACGTCCGTAACCCGGTCAATTTGCTGCTTCTCGCTGTCATCCCCACCGTGTTCGTCGTCGTCGTGGGGGGTTCCCTATCGAACTATTCCAAGCTGCTCGGCGCACCGCCCGGGTCATCCGTGCAGACCGCTACCGCTGGCTGGGCCGCTGCGTTCTTGGCCGGAATCGCGATGTACTTCCAGACCGCGGCCACCCGCGACACCGACCGTCGGATGGTCATCGCGGGTATGCGCGCTTCGCGGCTGGCCCTGGCCCGGCTGCTGTCCGGTGGGTGCCTTGCCCTGTTGGCTGCCGCTGCCGCGTTGATCGCCCTCGCCGCGCGCACCGGGATCGACTCCCCTGGGCGAGCCGTGGCCGGCACCCTGATGTTCGCGATCATCTATGTGGCCATCGGCGCCGGGGTCGGATCGGTCGTCAGCTCGCCGGTCAATGGCACGGTGATCGTCTTGTTCGTGTGGATCCTTGATGTGTTCTTCGGTCCCGCCATGGGCGCCGGCGACCGGGTCGTCACGCGCGCGCTGCCCACCCACTTCGTCACCTTGTGGATGCTCGACCAACCCTCGGGCCACGGCGGACGGATCGGCGATCTGGGCTGGGCCCTGCTCACCACGGCCATCGCGGCCGCCGCGGCCTGGGCCCTGGCCGCGGCTCGCAGCAGAACCGCGCACCCACAGGCTCACCGCTCCCGACCTGGCTCCAGAATCAATCAAACCAGCGCCGCGTGGCGATCAACATGCAAAGACGCCCGCCGCAACCCCACCCTGTGGGTGCTGTTCGTGATCGTTCCGGTGGTATTCATCCTCGGCGCCAACGCGGTTACCCCGAACAAGCCCATCACTTTTTTCCTCACCGGGCCAAGCGGCCTGCTCGCCCATACCTTCTCGATGCCCGATGTGCACGATGCAACCATGGCGCCGATCGCGGTCGGCTCCCTCGCCGCACTAGTGGGCCTGTTCACCGTGCTCGACAGTCACAACGGCGACCGCCGCGCAGCTCTCGCGGGACTGCGCCCTGCCTCCCTGCTGACCGCGCGCCTGGGTGTGCTGGCTCTCGCCGCTCTGGGCGCCACCGCGATCTCTTTGGCCACGACCGCCCTGGTCTTCCACGCCGAACGCTGGCCGATCTACGCCGCCGCCAATCTGCTCATCGCCCTCACCTACGGTCTGATCGGCGCGCTACTCGCCCCGATCTTCGGCCGGGTCGGCGGAGTGTTCATCGCGTTCCTGCTGCCGTTCCTGGACCTGGGCATCGCACAGAGCCCCATGCTGCACGCCACTCCCACCGCCGGGTCCAAATGGCTCCCCGGTTACGGCGGCTCCCGCGTTCTACTGGATGGCGCCCTGCTGCACACGTTCCACGACTGGGGTCCGCTGATGCTTGCTCTGGGCTGGCTCGTCGTCCTCGCAGGAGCCGTCACCATCGCCTACCACCGCGCCACCCGCCCCGCGCGGACCCAGCCAGCAGCGGTTCCGGCGGTCAGAACCACAGGTGGCCACAAGATCGCCTGGCACTGA